The DNA segment GCTAGCGATCGCCATCGCACTTTTTCCATCATTTCGCAACACATTTAGACCGACCGGCAATGTCACCAAATTCTGTATTCTTTGCACGACAACAGTCATGGCGCTAACAACGGCTGGATCAACCTGATTTTTAGTAAACGGCGCATCGAAAAAATTCTCTACGATAATACCGTTCACTCCGCCACTAGCCAGAGCCGTGGCTTCTTGTTCTGCCCGATCAATCACTGCTTTCAGGCTTCCTCCCCAACGGGGTGAGGTAGGCAGTGGGAGCAGATGAACCACGCCAATAATCGGTGTGCGAGTTTTAAATAGTTGATATAAGTCCACGTCTTTAACTATTGTCAGGGATTGGGGATTGGGTACTGGGGATTGGGTACTGGGGATTGGGTAATGGGGATTGGGTATTCAAAAAAATTCTCCCTCATTTCCTTCATCTTTCTTATCTCCCCTATGTTCCTTATCTCCCTCACCCCCAGCCCACATCATTAAATTTCGTTTTATGCAGGATATTTTACTACCTCCTCCTGAAGACAGAATTTGGCGCAAAACTTACCATAAGATATGTTAAGATAAAACCTGGCTACAAGAGGAGTTTGCCACTCACAACACGCAAGGCAGCTTCCCGTGGTTTAGGCACATCACCTGCGATTCATGTAGGTCAAGCCTGATCGTTAGGGTAGCATTACTGCTTTATTGGGCGTAGTCGCAAGTGCGATTTCCCTGAGGGTAGCGACTTCTCACAACCAGCCCTTTGGGCGGCTTCCCGATGGGTAAATTAACAACGCATACGCTGCGGTAATGTAAAATACCAATAGGCGAATTGTTAAAAAACTTAAAGGTGTCGGATTTATCTCAAGACACTCAAAATTACCCTGGGAAACAAACTAATAAAAATATCATAACACGACCTGAAATAGTCAAGGTCACAGGTTTCAAGGCAGTTTTTGGCTGTGGATACACCCCACCAGATCGCTGTCAGTCAAGGGTGCGGAGGAAAAAAGCAAGACTATCGCGTTTTGTGTTTAATAACAAGAAAAGACTGGAAGTTTTTTTCAAAATATGGGTGAAAAGCCGACAATAGCAATTTCTCACTTGGGCTGTGAGAAAAACCGAATTGATACAGAACATATGTTAGGCCTGCTGGTAAAAGCAGGTTATGGTGTAGATACAAATGAAGAATTAGCCGACTACGTAATAGTCAATACTTGTAGTTTTATCGAATCAGCCAGGGAAGAATCGGTTAGAACCTTAGTAGAACTCGCAGAAGCCAACAAAAAAATTGTAATTACGGGCTGTATGGCGCAGCACTTCCAAACACAATTATTGGAAGAGCTACCCGAAGCAGTGGCTGTAGTTGGTACAGGGGACTACCATAAAATAGTTAGCGTCATTGAGCGAGCAGAGCAAGGCGAACGGGTTACACTAGTTAGCGCCGAGCCAACCTATATCGCCGATGAAACGACCCCACGCTATCGAACTACTACCGAAGGTGTAGCCTACCTGCGAGTAGCCGAAGGGTGTGATTACCGTTGTGCATTTTGCATAATTCCCCACTTACGCGGAAACCAGCGATCGCGTACTATAGAATCTATAGTTGCTGAAGCCGAGCAACTAGTAGCCCAAGGGGTGCAAGAGATCATTCTTATTTCCCAAATCACCACCAACTATGGGTTGGATATTTATGGTAAGCCCAAATTAGCCGAACTATTGCGTGCTTTAGGGAAAATTAATGTACCGTGGATTAGGATGCACTACGCCTATCCCACTGGATTAACCCCGGATGTGATAGCGGCAATTCAAGAAACGCCAAACGTCTTACCATATCTAGATTTGCCTCTACAACATTCTCATAGTGAAGTTCTTCGTAGCATGAACCGTCCCTGGCAAGGGCGAGTCAACGATGAAATCATCGAGCGCCTCAAGATAGCCATTCCAGGTGCTGTGTTACGGACAACATTTATAGTGGGCTTCCCTGGAGAAACAGAAGCACAGTTTGAGCATTTACTACAGTTCGTCCAACGGCATGAGTTTGATCATGTAGGTGTTTTTACCTTTTCCGCAGAAGAGGGAACCCCCGCTTACAAGTTACCAAATCAACTGCCCCAAGAGGTGATGGATGAACGCCGCGATCGCCTCATGGCACTCCAGCAACCCATTTCTTGGCGAAAAAATCAGCAGGAAGTCGGCAAAACCGTTGAAGTCCTGATTGAGCAAGAAAATCCTGAAAGTGGGAAATTAATTGGTCGTTCTGGCAGATTTTCTCCAGAAGTTGATGGTCAGGTCTACGTTGATGGCGAGGCGAAGCTAGGAACCATTATCCCTGTGAAAATTCACAGTGCTGATGAGTATGACCTGTTTG comes from the Nostoc sp. PCC 7120 = FACHB-418 genome and includes:
- the rimO gene encoding 30S ribosomal protein S12 methylthiotransferase RimO, which translates into the protein MGEKPTIAISHLGCEKNRIDTEHMLGLLVKAGYGVDTNEELADYVIVNTCSFIESAREESVRTLVELAEANKKIVITGCMAQHFQTQLLEELPEAVAVVGTGDYHKIVSVIERAEQGERVTLVSAEPTYIADETTPRYRTTTEGVAYLRVAEGCDYRCAFCIIPHLRGNQRSRTIESIVAEAEQLVAQGVQEIILISQITTNYGLDIYGKPKLAELLRALGKINVPWIRMHYAYPTGLTPDVIAAIQETPNVLPYLDLPLQHSHSEVLRSMNRPWQGRVNDEIIERLKIAIPGAVLRTTFIVGFPGETEAQFEHLLQFVQRHEFDHVGVFTFSAEEGTPAYKLPNQLPQEVMDERRDRLMALQQPISWRKNQQEVGKTVEVLIEQENPESGKLIGRSGRFSPEVDGQVYVDGEAKLGTIIPVKIHSADEYDLFGQVVSHN